The following DNA comes from Musa acuminata AAA Group cultivar baxijiao chromosome BXJ1-4, Cavendish_Baxijiao_AAA, whole genome shotgun sequence.
gcattgcagctgtagtagaagattgaagacttagcaaaggcaaaGAGttatagtgtcggcaaaggcttcgacgaggacgttgaaggaataagtaggggagaatgtcacggataaacttctaaataggatgtttgatgtaatgcttatgtatatccatgtcttttggtatgttcatactttgcacagcatgtagagcgatgaccgaaggcttaataatctcattttagttgggttggtggctgctttaggcttataaataaaggttgtgtcatgtgaacacttgtgagagattttcagtttgtaatggaccattttgaccctttgttgtgcaactgttcagagcttgtaaagtttgtttgtaactcgcattatctatgaagtgttttcggaaatgtttgcttgtggatcctaagtgaggcgttctctctaacccatttttctcttttgtaggtcttaagggaccatgagaggctttagggaggctgacctttgcggacggatacgcaagggtgccgcacgacttaggcaaaaccaagctaagtccgtgacagaacgtccggacttccgacgaactttcgaactcccaacgaaatcgcattcttgactccgggacttcattttgctttatatcttgctatcgtagttaatcctgcatacataaaaatacacttcgatctagataattattactaagcataaatcatgttgtccggcatatcattggtccatcaacgcttcgtccgattcttcgacgcatcgtcctctcttgcggcctattgcctaatcgaccagttgacctccgcaactccgatatccttggtgcaatatccactcttcttggcccaatgcccgaatccatggcccgaagccttctgtcgatacgtcaaccgttcctccggctcgacgtccaatcttctgacacattttcctctggcccaatatgattcttcctgatttaattgtctctccttgatcgaagcatcttgcgtcactcaaaacgcagattaaatcataaacacttatcaattagattcatcatcaaaatatgagattcaacactatttaTATTTTGCCTTGCTATTACTAACTATCCTTACTTGTAttctaagttaaacatatttttgatatatattttttgatcattgtttaaattaaaattttattttgaaagcactaattccctCTCTCCCAACCCTCTTAGCGCTTTTACAATCCTTACAAATATAACTATTAAAAAAAATTGTGACCCAATGTTGATTAATTTGAATATCAATCAACCATagctatcaattttattttaggGTCTCAGATTTCATAAATGATTTGTTTGAGAGTTTAAGCCATTTTGAATGAAATTAATTTTTTGTACATTTGAACATAAAGTGTAATAAATCCTTCTTTTTTTCCCTATAGCCTTAAATTAGATTTATATATATTTGGAAAgccttataatatttatttccatCCATTATGGAAGaatgataaacaaaaaaattaaacatTACCTAGTCATAATGTTTTTAGATGAACTTATAATATTTTAGTTAATCGAACCAAAATACTATAACTCTATCAACAAAATATTGTTACTAAATTTCAATCAGTTTAAAtcataattattattttgattataaatTTTAAGGTCTTATAAAATGATTTACATGAGAGTTTTAAATAATTCTAGATAATAATCAAGAAGATCTTGATATGTTGGaccaatttggatgaaaaatcgaTTTAAATCCAACTAGATATCAGTGAATTTTTTCTATAGAATAATATTGAACActttttcagaaaaaaattaatctttttggATTTTTCCTAAAAATACTCCTTTTTCAGATTTTTCCTAGCAATGTCTTAAATTTTACGTAATTCATTTTTTTCTCACTTTTCGTTTTTCTAACCCCAGTTATGGTGTTTTTTTATTGgcttattgtattttcataaatcatagtaaCTTAGCAGAAAATGACTGTAAATTCCTATGAATCTcaagtatttttaaattttttcatgAGAATACATaagtaaaatttataaatatattttttaatatttttaaaatatattttcctcTGTTATAGTGTTTTGTAATaaagttatgatattttttaaaatgtatcAAAAACATTGTAATCATGTCAAAAATACTGTGACTAATATAAAAGTCAAATTATTTGAGTATTTATTTTATggacaataatttttaaaataaatatttttaaatatttaaataattccaCTTTTATGTGAGTTATAAtgtttttgacatattttcaaaaatagtaACTCTATTATAAAAAACTGTAGTACTACAGAACAATGAACTGaaaagtattaaaaaatatttatgaactttgtttatgtatccttataaaaaatatcataaaaatactTATGATTCCTATGAAATCAACTTAAGAAAATAACTTAGTTATATCGTTTTTCaacaatatcaaaaaaataaacatGGTACTTAAACTGAGactagaaaaagaaagaaacagataATAAAAAGTAGGTTGGTGACTGATTGTCAAATCAACAATATACCggagattagaaaaaaaaatacactattcgaaaaatatgaaaaaggaatatcttttgaaaaaaaatctaaaagcaaAATGCTAAgaatattttgattcttttggAAGATAGAAAGACGTTCTTCGAGAGCGATGCTCTTTCTTACCCGTCTACGCAATGATACGCCACCTGAACCGTTACTCGAGGGCAGAGACAAAGCTCGTGTCGCTCCGGTTCGCGGGCCCACGTCGGTTCGGTCATAAGGTACATCCAGTGGCCGTAGACGGGTAGCAATTAGCAAAAGTATTTTTCCTTTGGTCTCCTGCCCCATTCATCTTCCACTTACTTTCCTGTCTAGCCTCGATCAGcatccggcggcggcggcggcagcggcagcggcagcaagaGCACGATCGAAAATGGCACGATTAGATCCGCACTCGTATACGGAATCCTCTCAGCCGCTGGCGAAACATGTGGCACTGACCCTCTACTTCGACTTCGCGGCCCGCACCATTCATGGCTCTGCTCTGCTCACGCTCCCGGCGGCCCACACCGGCCCCCTCCTCCTCGATACCCGCTCCCTCGTCATCCACTCCGTCCTCGACCCTCACACCAACGCCCCCATCCCCTTCTCTTTCCCTTCTGATCCGACACCAGACCCAGTCCTCGGCCAGCCGctgtccctctctctctccgccCAGTCCGCCGCCCTCGTCGTCTTCTCCACCTCCCCCTCCTCGTCCGCCCTCCAGTGGCTATCCCCTGCCCAAACCGCCTCCAAAGCTCACCCTTTTGTCTACACCCAGTGCCAGTCCATCCACGCCCGTTCCCTCTTCCCCTGCCAGGACACCCCCGCCGCACGCCTCGTCTTCTCCGCACGCCTCAACCTTCCTCACCCTCTCACCGCCGTCATGGCCGCCGCCCGCGCTGCCGCCCCCCGTGATCCCGTCCCCGGTGAGGCTGGCTCCGCCTGCCCCGATGCCCTGTGGTGCGCCCCCGGCCGTTCCGTAGAGGAGTTCATCATGGATCGCCCCATCCCGGCCTACCTCTTCGCCTTTGCCGCTGGGGACATTGCGGCCCGCGACGTTGGCCTCCGCACCCGTGTCCACGCCGAGGGCGGGGCAGCGCTGCTCGACGCTGCTGCCAGAGAGTTCGCAGGCGCCGAGGAGATGATTCGTGCCGGGGAGGCACTTTTTGGGCCATATGAGTGGGGCCGCTTTGATCTTCTCGTGCTTCCTCCAAGCTTCCCGTACGGCGGCATGGAGAATCCCATGATGGTCTTCCTCACGCCCACCGTCATCAAGGGGGACGCCTCCGGGGCCCAGGTGGTTGCCCACGAGCTCGCCCATAGCTGGACTGGCAACCTCATCACCAACAAGACCAACGAGCACTTCTGGCTCAACGAGGTTAACTAACAACATGTCTCTCTCCAAGTTTTGATTCTATGTTTCTGATTCTTCGATCGATTCATGTATTGACTCATCAATGATAGAATTTTGTTACGTGTTTTCAATATTTCTACTGATTATTCAATTTATTATGTACTTACTCATCAAAGATTGAATTTTTGTATGTTTGCAATTTATTTTTCAACTGATTCTTTAATTGAATGTCGTGTTAAAGACAAAGCattgtctttctgtttgttttcAATTCTTCAGATTTTTTTCATTGTCTCATTAGTTGACACATCAGAGATTGGAACTTTTACTATTTCCAATATTTCCCTTCCATCGGTTCATGTCTTAACGCATTAAACATCGATTTTTATGAACGTTTCCAACTTTTTCTCCTGATTCTGCCCTTGATTCACATATGGACACATCAAATACTATACCTCTTTTAATGTTCTCATAGGGATTTA
Coding sequences within:
- the LOC135651121 gene encoding leucine aminopeptidase-like isoform X1 yields the protein MARLDPHSYTESSQPLAKHVALTLYFDFAARTIHGSALLTLPAAHTGPLLLDTRSLVIHSVLDPHTNAPIPFSFPSDPTPDPVLGQPLSLSLSAQSAALVVFSTSPSSSALQWLSPAQTASKAHPFVYTQCQSIHARSLFPCQDTPAARLVFSARLNLPHPLTAVMAAARAAAPRDPVPGEAGSACPDALWCAPGRSVEEFIMDRPIPAYLFAFAAGDIAARDVGLRTRVHAEGGAALLDAAAREFAGAEEMIRAGEALFGPYEWGRFDLLVLPPSFPYGGMENPMMVFLTPTVIKGDASGAQVVAHELAHSWTGNLITNKTNEHFWLNEGFTTYAERRIVEVVQGEETAALNMGIGWRGLNDEMERFKDNMEFTKLKPNLEGIDPDEIYSQVPYEKGFQFLWRIERQVGRPTFDEFLKKYIAKFKFQSIDTETFLEFLKANLPGIENQIDLKQWVEGTGIPPDAMEPLSSIYSKIVSLSNEFKLGKIPKEQEVANWSGQEWELYIENLPKSVEPSQIAALDAHYRLSESRDYEVKVAFLQLAISSGCKEYFAEVERTLKQVGRMKYLRPLYTALVQGSAEEAKMSARRIFAEARDTYHPIAQGVVESILAKHS
- the LOC135651121 gene encoding leucine aminopeptidase-like isoform X2 — protein: MARLDPHSYTESSQPLAKHVALTLYFDFAARTIHGSALLTLPAAHTGPLLLDTRSLVIHSVLDPHTNAPIPFSFPSDPTPDPVLGQPLSLSLSAQSAALVVFSTSPSSSALQWLSPAQTASKAHPFVYTQCQSIHARSLFPCQDTPAARLVFSARLNLPHPLTAVMAAARAAAPRDPVPGEAGSACPDALWCAPGRSVEEFIMDRPIPAYLFAFAAGDIAARDVGLRTRVHAEGGAALLDAAAREFAGAEEMIRAGEALFGPYEWGRFDLLVLPPSFPYGGMENPMMVFLTPTVIKGDASGAQVVAHELAHSWTGNLITNKTNEHFWLNEGEETAALNMGIGWRGLNDEMERFKDNMEFTKLKPNLEGIDPDEIYSQVPYEKGFQFLWRIERQVGRPTFDEFLKKYIAKFKFQSIDTETFLEFLKANLPGIENQIDLKQWVEGTGIPPDAMEPLSSIYSKIVSLSNEFKLGKIPKEQEVANWSGQEWELYIENLPKSVEPSQIAALDAHYRLSESRDYEVKVAFLQLAISSGCKEYFAEVERTLKQVGRMKYLRPLYTALVQGSAEEAKMSARRIFAEARDTYHPIAQGVVESILAKHS